The Indicator indicator isolate 239-I01 chromosome 18, UM_Iind_1.1, whole genome shotgun sequence genome includes a region encoding these proteins:
- the THOC3 gene encoding THO complex subunit 3: protein MALSPYVQAMQELFRANTRSREFPAHGAKVHSVAWSCCGRRLASGSFDKTASVFLLEKDRLVKENNYRGHGDSVDQLCWHPSNPDLFVTASGDKTIRIWDVRTTKCIATVNTKGENINICWSPDGQTIAVGNKDDVVTFIDAKTHRSKAEEQFKFEVNEISWNNDNNMFFLTNGNGCINILSYPELKPIQSINAHPSNCICIKFDPMGKYFATGSADALVSLWDVDELVCVRCFSRLDWPVRTLSFSHDGKMLASASEDHFIDIAEVETGEKLWEVQCESPTFTVAWHPKRPLLAFACDDKDGKYDSSREAGTVKLFGLPNDS, encoded by the exons ATGGCGCTGTCCCCTTATGTGCAGGCCATGCAAGAGCTGTTCCGCGCCAACACCCGGAGCCGAGAGTTCCCGGCGCACGGCGCCAAGGTGCACTCGGTGGCCTGGAGCTGTTGCGGCCGCCGCCTCGCCTCCGGCTCCTTCGACAAGACCGCCAGCGTCTTCCTGCTCGAGAAGGACCGGCTG gtgaaggagAACAACTACCGAGGCCATGGGGATAGTGTGgatcagctctgctggcacccCAGCAATCCTGACCTCTTTGTCACGGCATCTGGGGACAAAACCATCCGTATCTGGGACGTCCGTACCACCAAATGCATCGCCACTGTCAACACCAAAG GAGAGAACATCAACATCTGTTGGAGCCCTGATGGACAGACCATTGCAGTGGGGAACAAGGATGATGTAGTCACCTTCATTGATGCCAAGACTCATCGTTCCAAAGCTGAGGAACAGTTCAAGTTTGAGGTGAATGAGATCTCCTGGAACAATGATAACAACATGTTCTTCCTCACCAACGGGAATGGCTGCATTAACATCCTCAG CTACCCAGAACTGAAACCTATTCAGTCCATCAATGCCCATCCTTCAAACTGCATCTGCATCAAGTTTGATCCCATGGGGAAGTACTTTGCCACAGGCAGTGCTGATGCGTTAGTCAGCCTCTGGGACGTGGATGAACTGGTGTGTGTGAGGTGCTTCTCAAG GCTTGACTGGCCTGTGCGAACGCTGAGCTTTAGCCATGATGGGAAGATGCTGGCATCAGCATCAGAAGATCACTTCATTGACATTGCAGAAGTGGAGACAG GAGAGAAGCTCTGGGAGGTGCAGTGCGAGTCCCCCACCTTCACTGTGGCCTGGCATCCGAAGAGGCCCCTGCTGGCCTTCGCTTGTGATGACAAAGATGGCAAATACGACAGCAGTCGGGAGGCAGGCACCGTCAAGCTCTTCGGCCTACCCAATGACTCCTAA
- the ARL10 gene encoding ADP-ribosylation factor-like protein 10, translated as MAPSRALRDLTLTLVAAVAALGSLLFIAWKIYFRGAGTSTDWSGWWERELQELREREPPGDTVPWRQVLVLGLDGAGKSSVLHYICSQRARKSIAPTYGFNSAQLCVEGLEMDLLEVGGSQNMRAYWHHYLSQAHVLVFVVDSVDRSRLLTAREELHTLLDAEPRLPLVVLANKQDKSDALSTAELWEELALHTVNGQREIFLLPTSATWASLSTTNSVLHVKNLLVTLLSQP; from the exons ATGGCTCCGTCCCGCGCCCTCCGGGATCTGACCCTAACCCTGGTGGCTGCGGTCGCCGCCCTCGGCTCCCTTCTCTTCATCGCCTGGAAGATCTACTTCCGTGGCGCGGGCACCAGCACCGACTGGAGCGGCTGGTGGGAGCGGGAACTGCAGGAGCTGCGAGAACGAGAACCCCCAGGTGACACG GTGCCCTGGCGgcaggtgctggtgctgggactGGACGGGGCTGGGAAGAGCAGTGTCCTACACTacatctgcagccagagagCCAGGAAGAGCATCGCTCCCACCTACGGCTTTaactctgcacagctctgtgtaGAGGGGCTGGAGATGGACTTGCTGGAGG TGGGTGGCAGCCAGAACATGCGAGCATACTGGCACCACTACCTGAGCCAGGCCCACGTGCTGGTGTTTGTGGTGGACTCGGTGGACAGGTCGCGCCTGCTGACGGCACGTGAGGAGCTGCACACGTTGCTGGATGCAGAGCCCCGGCTGCCCCTGGTCGTGCTAGCCAACAAGCAG GACAAAAGTGatgccctgagcacagcagagctgtgggaggAATTGGCCCTGCACACAGTCAATGGTCAGCGGGAGATCTTCCTCCTGCCCACCAGTGCAACCTGGGCCAGCCTAAGCACCACCAACAGTGTCCTCCATGTGAAGAACTTGCTGGTCActctcctctctcagccttga
- the SIMC1 gene encoding SUMO-interacting motif-containing protein 1 has translation MADNVVLISISDSESSHSPPSPLQRRCRRRQTPPRRPLPPPAVSRRPPGRDGETTHRERHRLPLTKMAALPSQAGTGAARGQKAWRAIACVPGATDPTLLVPLSPQEIIDLTYEDTSTVPGSRFTIIDLTEDTCSPPQQDPRQAPVTPTAHMSHPQFCSTPVQEMEAVARSYPAEPSATIDRAESCSSSTSSYRGSSCSPEENCSTTTLNSDLGSLASMPLGSDLLSPSPSSLDSSSSDRASGSDKDSPHPCQQSELPLKLSPAPAIPTTAQGPFQEAGDLPPHEVIQQVTPTRTKADSKAWLNKLQYFRSSGVQHLFLQGVAPNRETHQQKTELIPSGKLNMVRTTMEENFLEGTLHFLNDFVSCQHYPPKEIISHLIRRILLNPHQKEMLKDTYMLLMKIQMVHPANAATVGWDWMLLKYTMEDQEKPPGWVLFLQYVVQTLEDDFQHNLRLRMLQKSIAKKVLSCDTCFNNVKEVVEWLVAAVTGVGFSEPQEQPQETTSSSPEDRAKHSSSAPQLTSTAHAEVAPPTFFTQKVMLLLQRMLSIAVEVDKSPNCSSCKIADVIFPFILNIPLRSQREAFLNTMESQLLRCKLLEQLFQHSCDVPTTLPLSLAKILHFLSYSSVLLPYQDETATWQRWDEMLEYLNLLLMSYQNVIVGHLRSSLNDRMDLIIQKVKPRVQADDDISQLDLQLKIQNLISRMQQVLEQPFPLQITEKLRFFQELFLVAAT, from the exons ATGGCTGACAACGTTGTCCTCATCAGCATCTCGGACTCCGAAAGCAGCCACTCGCCACCATCCCCGCTCCAGCgtcgctgccgccgccgccagACGCCGCCACGGCGCCCGCTGCCTCCCCCCGCGGTGAGTCGGCGGCCTCCGGGGCGAGACGGAGAAACCACCCACCGGGAGCGGCACCGCCTGCCCCTTACAAAGATGGCGGCGCTTCCGTCGCAGGCAGGAACGGGAGCCGCTCGGGGACAGAAAGCATGGAGGGCTATAGCGTGCGTCCCCGGGGCGACGGATCCCACTC TGCTGGTCCCTTTGTCCCCACAGGAGATCATTGATCTGACCTACGAGGACACAAGCACAGTGCCAGGGAGCAGATTCACCATCATCGACTTGACAGAGGATACATGCAGCCCTCCCCAACAGGACCCCAGGCAGGCACCTGTTACCCCAACAGCACACATGTCCCATCCCCAGTTCTGCTCCACCCCAGTGCAGGAAATGGAGGCAGTGGCACGGTCATACCCTGCAGAACCCAGTGCCACCATCGAcagggcagagagctgctcctctTCCACCTCCAGCTACCGtggctcctcctgcagcccagaagagaaCTGCAGCACTACCACTCTTAACAGTGACTTGGGCTCTCTGGCCAGCATGCCGCTGGGCTCAGAcctgctgtccccatccccctccAGTCTGGACAGCAGTAGCAGTGACAGAGCCAGTGGGTCAGATAAAGACAGTCCCCACCCATGCCAACAAAGTGAGCTCCCTCTGAAGCTaagccctgccccagccatCCCCACAACAGCCCAAGGGCCTTTTCAGGAAGCAGGTGACTTACCCCCACACGAAGTAATCCAGCAAGTGACCCCAACCAGGACCAAGGCTGACAGCAAGGCCTGGCTCAACAAACTGCAGTATTTCAGGAGTAGCGGCGTCCAGCACCTCTTCCTGCAAGGTGTGGCACCCAACAGAGAAACGCATCAG CAGAAGACTGAACTCATTCCCAGTGGGAAGCTGAACATGGTGCGTACCACTATGGAGGAGAACTTCCTGGAAGGCACCTTGCATTTCCTGAATGACTTCGTCTCCTGCCAACACTATCCCCCCAAAGAAATCATCTCCCACCTGATCAGACGGATCCTGTTGAACCCCCACCAAAAGGAGATGCTGAAGGACACCTACATGCTGCTAATGAAGATCCAAAT GGTCCATCCAGCCAACGCTGCCACAGTGGGATGGGACTGGATGCTGCTGAAGTACACCATGGAGGACCAG GAGAAGCCCCCTGGCTGGGTCCTCTTCCTGCAGTACGTGGTGCAGACCCTGGAGGATGACTTCcagcacaacctgaggctgcgCATGCTACAGAAGTCAATTGCTAAGAAGGTGCTTTCGTGTGACACATGCTTCAACAACGTCAA ggaggtggttgaatggtTAGTTGCAGCAGTTACAGGAGTTGGTTTCTCCGAGCCCCAGGAGCAGCCTCAAGAAACTACATCCTCTTCACCAGAAGACAGGGCCAAACACAGCTCATCTGCACCACAGCTGACCAGCACTGCCCATGCAGAGGTGGCTCCACCAACTTTCTTCACCCAGAA GGTGATGCTCCTGCTCCAGCGGATGTTGTCCATCGCAGTAGAAGTGGACAAATCTCCCAACTGCAGCTCCTGTAAGATTGCAGATGTGATATTCCCGTTTATATTGAATATTCCTCTGAGGAGCCAAAG GGAAGCTTTCTTAAATACTATGGAGAGCCAGCTCCTGCGCTGCAAACTGCTAGAGCAGCTGTTCCAGCATAGTTGTGATGTGCCCACAACCTTGCCCTTGTCTCTGGCCAAGATCCTGCACTTCCTGAGCtactcctctgtgctgctgccataCCAG GATGAAACAGCAACATGGCAAAGATGGGATGAGATGCTAGAATACTTGAATTTGCTGCTGATGAGTTACCAAAATGTAATAGTGG GCCACTTACGGAGCTCACTCAATGACCGGATGGATTTGATCATTCAGAAGGTCAAGCCCAGGGTGCAAGCTGATGACGACATCAGCCAACTGGACCTTCAGCTGAAGATCCAGAACCTCATCAGCCGAATGCAGCAGGTCCTGGAGCAGCCCTTTCCCCTGCAGATTACAGAGAAACTGCGCTTCTTTCAGGAGTTGTTCCTTGTTGCTGCTACCTGA
- the KIAA1191 gene encoding putative monooxygenase p33MONOX has product MSSRQPDAPALEQGGGARPGKMSLPVGMPRRAFSYDDALEDPAPMTPPPADLCANVLWKQPVIPERKYQELSKIEEGDANMNAPAITPSSSTESVNRVPVVKAKATHIIMNSLITKQTQESIQRFEQQAGLRDAGYTPHKGLTTEETNYHRVAEAVHKLKMQSGEMTKDDKQTSSAQSTPSSTPHSSPKHKNRGWFRQGSSASISGPDFAMEKVGDNLPSERWSFFGPKSIQKSTTDPGGFTIQSYKGAQKPSPMELMRAQATRMSEDPVTFKPPKMDIPVTEGRKQSPRSHNIKPRDLNVLTPTGF; this is encoded by the exons ATGAGCTCGCGGCAACCGGATGCTCCTG CGCTGGAGCAGGGCGGTGGGGCCCGCCCGGGCAAGATGTCGCTGCCCGTCGGCATGCCCCGCCGGGCTTTCAGCTACGACGATGCCCTGGAGGACCCGGCGCCCATGACGCCGCCGCCCGCAGACTTGTGCGCCAACGTTCTCTGGAAGCAGCCGGTCATCCCTGAGCGCAAGTACCAGGAGCTCTCGAAG ATTGAGGAAGGGGATGCTAACATGAATGCACCTGCCATAACTCCTTCATCGTCCACTGAGAGTGTGAACAGGGTACCTGTGGTGAAGGCCAAGGCCACTCATATCATCATGAACTCTCTCATTACAA AGCAGACTCAGGAGAGCATTCAGCGCtttgagcagcaggcaggcctGAGAGATGCTGGCTACACTCCCCACAAAGGCCTCACTACTGAGGAGACCAACTATCACCGTGTGGCTGAGGCAGTCCAT AAGCTAAAAATGCAGAGTGGAGAGATGACAAAAGATGACAAACAGACTTCTTCTGCTCAGTCCACCCCAAGCAGCACGCCtcactcttctcccaagcatAAAAACAG gggCTGGTTTAGACAGGGGTCTTCTGCTTCTATCTCTGGCCCAGACTTCGCAATGGAAAAAGTGGGGGACAACTTGCCGTCTGAAAGATGGAGTTTTTTTGGACCCAAATCAATCCAGAAATCCACCACTGATCCAG GGGGATTTACCATCCAATCCTATAAGGGTGCCCAGAAGCCTTCCCCAATGGAGCTGATGCGTGCTCAGGCTACTAGGATGTCAGAGGATCCAGTCACCTTCAAGCCACCCAAAATGGACATTCCAGTCACAGAAGGGAGGAAACAATCTCCACGTTCCCATAATATCAAACCTCGGGATCTGAACGTGCTCACTCCCACTGGGTTCTAG
- the CPLX2 gene encoding complexin-2, translated as MDFVMKQALGGATKDMGKMLGGEEEKDPDAQKKEEERQEALRQQEEERKAKHARMEAEREKVRQQIRDKYGLKKKEEKEAEEKAALEQPCEGSLTRPKKAIPAGCGDEEEEEEESILDTVLKYLPGPLQDMFKK; from the exons ATGGACTTCGTCATGAAGCAAGCGCTGGGCG GGGCCACCAAGGACATGGGGAAGATGCTGGGGGGCGAGGAGGAGAAGGACCCCGACgcacagaagaaagaggaggagaggcaggaggccCTCcgccagcaggaggaggagcggAAAGCCAAGCACGCCCGCATGGAAGCTGAGCGGGAGAAAGTCCGGCAGCAGATCCGCGACAAG TATGGgctgaagaagaaggaggagaaggaggcgGAGGAGAAAGCAGCGCTGGAGCAGCCATGTGAGGGCAGCCTGACGCGCCCCAAGAAGGCAATTCCGGCAGGCTGcggagatgaggaggaggaggaggaggagagcatcCTGGACACCGTCCTGAAGTACCTGCCTGGCCCACTGCAGGATATGTTCAAGAAGTAA